The Agrobacterium vitis region GCAGCAGCAGCCAGAGATTGTCGGCAAAGGCGAGAAACAGATAATTGACCGCCGCCCCCGCCAGCGAAATCAACAGGATGGGCCGACGACCGAGCCGATCACTGAGCGATCCCAGGATCGGCGCAAAGATAAACTGAATGACCGCATGAAGCGCCACCAACATACCAATATAGGGCGCCACATTCTGAATATGCGTCACCTCCCGCAACAAAGCCGGCAAAATGGGAAAGATAAGACCAAACCCAACAGCATCGAGAGCGACGGTGGCGAAAATGACGACGAGAGCTTTGTTCATAGCGCATTCCGGTTACACGGATTTTCGGCACCATACCAGCCCGGCGGTTCTGCGGTTAACTCCGATTGAGATCGGCCATGATATTTAAGGAAATGCGGGGCGTTGTATTTCGCGCAGGCACGTGTTTACGACAGTGAAAACGATTGGGCAAAGCGGTCTTGGTTGCCGTCAACCACCTGGTTCGCACGAACATCGACCGTACAACGCCGGAATTTATAATCATGGCATCAAGCACGGAATAAGAACCGGATCGATTTTACTTTGGCGACGTTCATTCACCTGCTTCAAGGCGCACAACCTGGTCGGATGAACGAATGGACGATAGGCGGTGGGTCACGGCAATGATGGTAAGGTTCTGCGCCAGATCGCGCAGCCCGTCCATGATTTGCCGTTCGGTGTCCTCGTCGAGTGCCGAATTCGCCTCGTCGAGAACGAGGATGGCGGGATTGCCGTAAAGCGCTCTGGCGATGGCAATCCGCTGGCGTTCTCCGCCCGAAAGTTTTAATCCGCGCTCGCCCACAACCGTTTCAAAGCCGTCGGGCATGGCTTCGATGCGCGTTAGAATGGATGCCTGCCTTGCCACCTCGCGCAGATGCTGCGCATCGTATGGTCGTCCGAGCACAATATTGACCGTGAGCGTGTCATTGAGCAGCGCAACCTCCTGCGGCACCACGCCGACATGGGCAAACCAATCATCACTGTCGATCCGCACGAGATCTGTTTCATCCGCCAGAATGCGGCCTTCGGCGGGCTCCAGGCTTTTCAGCAGCAACCGCAGGACAGTGGATTTGCCGGACCCAGTCTCGCCCACCAGAAATGTCGGCGTGCCTCGCTCAACCGTGAAGGACAGTTTCGAAATCCCGCGGCCATTCGGATAGCGGAAGGTCACGTCCTCAAACACAAGCGATCCCTGCGAGGGATGATAGGCAATGGGATTTGCAGGCCGGATCGCTTCCGGCGCGGCCCACATGGCGGCGAAAGGGCGAAACCGCGCCGCTGCTTCCACCGTTTCCTTGATCGCCATGCCGATCAGGTGAAAAGGCTCGTTTAGCTGGATCAAGAGCGTGTTGAACAGCACGATATCGCCTATCGAGAGGTGGCCAGCACGATATTGCGGCACAAGAAGCAGGAAGGTCACGGCAAGCTGAACCATCGCCGCAACGCCGAGAAAGGTCGCAAACGTGCTGCTGGCCAGCACATAACGCCGCCAGTTGCTGAAGGTCTCCCCTGCACTTCTGGCAAACTGGCCCGCGATCCACTTTTCCCCGCGTGTCTGGCGAAGCGTGTCGATGACGGCAACCGCATTGCCGACAAGTCTCGCATTGTCCTGGCTACATGCTATCGCCTTGTCGAGAAACGGATTGACGCGCCCGATCCGCATGTAGTCGAGGCCAACCACAACGGCTCCATAGGTCAGGACGATCAGGGCGATGTCCCAGCTGACGAGTTGTCCAAGCAGGAGTGCACTCAAGGCGATCTGGACAATGCCCGGCAAAAAGCCACCCATGCCAAGCTGGGTGATAATGTTCAGGGTCTGCTGCCCTTCCTGCATTGCCGCGCCGATATCGGCCGGATTGTGATCCAGGAAAAATCCATGCGTCTTCCTCAAAAGACGCGCGAAGAAGGCCAGGTTGGCGATATAGCAGAGCTTTTCAGCACACAGGAAAATCAGGAACCGCGATGCCTGGCTGAAAGCGGAAGCGACGCCAAACAAAACGGCATAGAGCAGAAAGATCTGGAAAGCATTGCCCGTCCGCTCCGTCAGATCGTCAACGGCGCGGGAAAACAGATAGGGAGCGGTGATCGAAGCCACCGACCCAACCAGCGATGTAGCCAGAATCATGATCGTGGTAAGCCGCGCGTCCCGCCAGTATTCGACCAAAAGCAGCCGCAGGATCGGCAATATCGCAGGGCGTGTTTCTGACATGAACGGCTCCGGCTGGCACATCATTAGCGTCGGGCCATCCCGTCTGACGGCAGAATGCGCCCGTTACCACCTCTCATTGCAATAGATGAATTTTTTCGTCAACTTTTTCTTCATTGTGGGGTGTTCAAGGTTCACAGCAGTGTTCTGTTTAGAGCATTTCCAGAAAAAGTGGACACCGGTTTTGCCAACCGAAAATGCGTAAAAACAAAGAGCTGGTAAGTTGATAGCGCTGAGAAGGCACCGCTGGCTTGCGACTCGGCCAGATAAGGCTCACGTATTTCTCTTTTCGGGAAACGCTGATCAATCGCTGTTTTAAACCAGATGCTTGACCGCTCAGAAGAGCTTTATTCTAACGATTTTGAGCTACCCGGAGAAGAAGGAAAAGCGGTCGCTTTGTGCTATGGTGGTTATTCACTTTGACGGGGTGAGCAAGGGGAAATAAGCCTCGAGCCTGTGTCAGATCTCGTCCGCTTTTGGACCGAAACGATCATAGGACGTCAACCCGAGAGAGCATGTCCAAGACTATTTCTTCGATATTTGCGTCAGGCCAGTGCTCAGCATGGAGCAACCCATGTGGCGGGGCTTTACCAACGAAATAGCTTCGAGAGGCGAAGTTAAGCATTGGAATATCACCATGCGAATCGCCAACCGCTGCCAAAGCCCCCGGCTCTAGTTTAAGTTCGGCGAGGAGAGAGTTCAGATAAACGGCCTTATCTTCCGGCCAGAAATGACTGAGTGTGTTGTCCTCCCGCCAGCCCGTACCAATTGCATAGTCGGCACCCAGTTCAGCGGCGAGCCATTCTACCGCGAAGTGCCAAGTTATTCAGCGGCGAGCCATTCTACCGCGAAGTGCCAAGTTATAGAGACAAGGGCAATCTTTACCCCTGCGGCCTTCAGCCGGGCGAAACCTTGTGTGACGCCTGGAGCAAGACGAAGGTCTGCCAGATGTTCGATCAATTGAGCCTTACTGAAAGGAAGGTACCATTCGACCATAGCCTCCCGTCCCTTCGTCATGTCCTCGCGAGATCGAAGCAGCTCGAAGGCACCCATCTCCGTTGAGCGCCCGATATGCCTGCCAATACAACCGCAGATGTTTTCGCCTCGCAGCAGTGTTCCGTCCACATCAAATGCAGCCAATCGTATACTACTAATATTACGTCTCCCGACATTACTCACGCCACACGCTAATTTTCAGACAAAGATTTTGTCATGAACGCATACTTCAATCAACCGGAAGCGAAACTCGGCCGACATCTCCCCGCTGGGGCGATGAAACAACAGGCGCTGCGGCTCCTTCCCTCTTCTCCCCAGCGGGGAGAAGGTGGCG contains the following coding sequences:
- a CDS encoding ABC transporter ATP-binding protein translates to MSETRPAILPILRLLLVEYWRDARLTTIMILATSLVGSVASITAPYLFSRAVDDLTERTGNAFQIFLLYAVLFGVASAFSQASRFLIFLCAEKLCYIANLAFFARLLRKTHGFFLDHNPADIGAAMQEGQQTLNIITQLGMGGFLPGIVQIALSALLLGQLVSWDIALIVLTYGAVVVGLDYMRIGRVNPFLDKAIACSQDNARLVGNAVAVIDTLRQTRGEKWIAGQFARSAGETFSNWRRYVLASSTFATFLGVAAMVQLAVTFLLLVPQYRAGHLSIGDIVLFNTLLIQLNEPFHLIGMAIKETVEAAARFRPFAAMWAAPEAIRPANPIAYHPSQGSLVFEDVTFRYPNGRGISKLSFTVERGTPTFLVGETGSGKSTVLRLLLKSLEPAEGRILADETDLVRIDSDDWFAHVGVVPQEVALLNDTLTVNIVLGRPYDAQHLREVARQASILTRIEAMPDGFETVVGERGLKLSGGERQRIAIARALYGNPAILVLDEANSALDEDTERQIMDGLRDLAQNLTIIAVTHRLSSIRSSDQVVRLEAGE
- a CDS encoding haloacid dehalogenase-like hydrolase; this translates as MTWHFAVEWLAAELGADYAIGTGWREDNTLSHFWPEDKAVYLNSLLAELKLEPGALAAVGDSHGDIPMLNFASRSYFVGKAPPHGLLHAEHWPDANIEEIVLDMLSRVDVL
- a CDS encoding haloacid dehalogenase-like hydrolase — protein: MAAFDVDGTLLRGENICGCIGRHIGRSTEMGAFELLRSREDMTKGREAMVEWYLPFSKAQLIEHLADLRLAPGVTQGFARLKAAGVKIALVSITWHFAVEWLAAE